The DNA segment aagaaaaaatatctcttataTGCTTTTATATGCTCATATAAGAAGTAATATTATGTGCTCATGTATGAATTTTGTCTGCAAAAACtcatatatgatcatatatgattatctGTCATATATTTGagcgtatatatttaaataagtttatatttgaaGGTATAGTATTGTgatctgattatatataattctataagtatataattatacaaataagtatataattatacaaaattttatttttatattttctcaattttcggaAGCTCTCTCTGAATTGCGAAGGCCCACGAACTCTCTTCgtataacaaaaacaatatatactacACTTTGCTGCTAGTGAAGTACTAACTGCTAGAAGTAAACCGTGAgtgatggttttcttttataacccttttggagtaaattttctcacgagaaaAAGAAGCGCCGTGCCTTCGCCTAGTGGCCATTTTgcgaactactcgcggctGTAGGGGAAGTTCGCCTAACGCCGGACGGCACCTATTGCCGGACACAACAAATATCTATACATATAGAAACGCGACAGAAAACGCTATAGTGGCAAAAGGAGAAAGGGAGGGAGTAATAACCTTGGACCTAGCGACACGCTTTTGCGACACGCAGTAAACAAATAGGAACTATCAATCGTTGCGctcggaagaaaaaaattgtactgcGTAAATTTTAGAAGAGTATATTATCAAAACTCTTGTGATTAAATAttgacttatatttttattaagtaatttggtaagtactttttcaattacgtcagtgtattttatataaaaagatacagttcaaaaaatatatttttttattttggatattCGCTGTTCCCTGGTACCGGACAGAACATTTTCCCCTAATGCCGGACAATGAAAATGTCAACGTTATGTGtctatgtttatttttataatattgaattataatattttgtttttggagAATAGAAAAACCTAGGAGGCATTAtggagaataaaaagaaaggatCATGGGATAAGGATAATTTGAAAACTGCTCTTGATAAAgttttgtcaaaaaaaatgGGACTGAGAGAAGCTGCGCTAAAGTATAGTATTCCTAAAAGCACtttacatgacaaaataaCCTGCCTAAAGTCCGGTGAAGAAATTGCATTGCAGCCTAAGCTTGGTAGATTCACCAAAACATTCCTACCAGAATATGAAGAACAATTATTGAACCATGTAAAAGACTTATCTAATCGATGTTTGCCacttatgaaaaaagaatttttaaagttgGCATATGACTTAGCTGTAGAGCTAAAGCTTCCTCATCGCTTCAACACTGAAAAAAGAACAGCtggtaaacatttttactatGATTTTATGGCTAGACATCCTGATTTATCACTAAGAACACCCGAGTCTACGAGTATGATGCGAGCTGTAGGTTTTAATAAGCCGCAGGTAGATTTGTTCTTCTCAAATCTTGAAAAACTCAtgaatcaatataattttcctccttctaacatatataattgtgaCGAAACGGGAGTTAGCTGCGTACAAAAACATCAAAAAGTTTTAGCTCCAAAAGCTGTACGCCAAGTAGGAAAGCTTACTTCAGCTGAAAGAGGCAAGAACATTACAATCATGTTTTGCATGAGTGCTAATGGATATTTCATACCACCGTTTTTTATCTTTCCAAGAATGAAAATGAATGAACGCCTTATGATTAATGCTCCCTCACAGAGTGAAGGTGTCGCTCAACCAAAAGGTTGGATGAATAGTGACTTTTTCTGTCAATggttaaaacattttgagaAATTCTCACATCCTTCAAAAGAATCACCTGTGCTTCTTCTCCTAGATGGTCATAGCAGCCATAAATCATTGGatgtcataaatttttgtagagaacaTAACATTCACTTAATTAGTTCACCACCGCACACAACTCACAAATTGCAACCTCTTGATAGAACTTTTATGAAGCCCTTCAAAAATGCTTACCATGAGCGATGTGACATGTGGATGAGAGCAAACGCAGGAGCACGAATAACTGATTATGATATTGCAGGCCTTGTTGGTGAAGCGTTCACAAAAGTAGCTCGATTAGACATTGCGGTGTCTGGTTTTAAATGCACAGGAATTTATccgtttgataaaaatatattttcagataTTGATTATCTACCAAGTGATATGACAAACGTTCCATTAGAAGAAATAAGGACTCAGACCGCTCCTGTAGCTTCCAAAGTCTTAGATGCTGTTCCTGTTCGTGACACACAAATGACAAAAGAAATCCATCCGTCTACTAGTTCTGTTCCAGatatttccaaaaatttattgaagttATCCCCGTTTCCCGATGCTGCAAAGAAGCGTTCCGAAGCAAGGAAGAGAAAATCCGAAAAAAGTCAAATTCTCACTTCATCtccgtataaaatattagttgaagaaaaagagaatgaaagaaaaggtaaaaaagcaAAGAAGAGCCTTGAAGAGCTATATAAAGAAACTAATTTAcctgataagaaaaaaagaaacaaagcaCCGAAAACAAACAGCAGTGGCACATTTATCCGGGCCTGAAGCTAATTACCTTGAAGGGTTCTTGGTTATGAGAAAACGCGAAATCTTTTTTCTAGTTTGTCATACACTTCTTTTAAGTCCGGTTATTAATGcatcaaataatatgtttgTGTCTTCTATACGAAACTTATTCTTGCCCTTTGGTAAATCTGTGCCTCTTTTGCcgtctgaaaaattttttgttttatttttttattttttagcttGTGTGGATATCTCTGAGTGTTTTGCTAACTATATTTGTGATCGGtacctattattttaaagttgttcGGCGTTAGGGGACTTACTTTTATTGTGTCCGGTATTAGGGGCCAGTTTATGTTTCACTAAAATCATAAATCAAAGATTAACTGTGATTTAAGATAATTGTTCTGACAAAGttgattattttgttcttttatctTGATTTCTAATATGTTAacttgtaataaatacaatataaaaaatatataacgaaatagttttttatttatcctgAAAAAACCTTAGGTGTCCGGCACTAGGCGAACTCCccctatatatttaaacaagcTATTTTGAGATATAGTATTGGACCTGATCATATATAACTCTATATGACTATATAAGTttgtatttgattatatattttcagttaaaattataatgctttTGCTAAATGacattcttaatatatttgtctatatgaacaatatataatatttattaaatatatatgtatgtaatatacgtatatatatacatatggttgtaaaaaagaaaattaaacgttaaattatTGACAATCGGATTTgttcataattattaagatataaaagatttttaaacattaaatgttgcatagtaaaaatatattacataataaattatttatttttgtaacattttaattttattatttaaaaaccttaaagtttaaaaaattgtaatggtcatgtataatcatatatgaacatatatatttggatCTATTTATAAGCACGGACCAGTTATGGATAGACCTAGTACACGGAAAAAAGTTTGGCACTACAGAAGCACCAACTAGTGTAACAGCTGTACGAAATGAGAGTGCGCTGTTGTACTTCTCTTTGGCACGGCAGTTCTCTCAGTTTGGGAGCCCTGCTGTCCCAATCGGGAGCCCTGCTGTCCCAATCTCGCACCGCAGCATTCCTAACCTTAAAGTGCAGTGGTTGCCCCATCAGGGTGGGGAGAACAGTTCTCCCGGCGCTTAGTGCTGCCAGTTACCCAAAACTGGCACTCTGTAGTCCTAAATGCGAGGTGGCGCTGCACTACCACCTATGATGCAGCAGTAGTGCCAaacttttttccgtgtatatatgttcatatatgattatatttgaTCATATAAATGCTTCCACATGATCACATATGATAATATACAAGAACATTAGACCATATATGGCTATATAAGACCACTTAAATAGGATttacaaaaatgatttaatcatatattctcatatatgGCCGTATGaagtatatatgtttataatgtatcacatttttttgtattcatCCCAATTGATCATATATAGAGATAGATAATcacatatgaatatatatgctGCATAAGTGGACATgtaaaactaattatattgTTCATATTTCATTCACATATGTTCatatactattaaatataaaaatttattcccaGATACGGTGGCATATTTAACTACATGTATCATTATGTCTGATCATATATGAACTAATATGACACATTTTGTGCCATGTTAAATGTGCAATTTGATCATGTATGGCGATAAATAACGACATATGAATGTATATGCTCCATATATggacatgtaaaatttatactgttcataatttatttatatatgttcataTACTATTtgatatgaatatttattctcCGGCACAATGTCATATCTGAATACATGTATCATTATGTCCGATCATATATGAACTAATATGATCACATTTTGTGCCATGTTAAATGTGCAATCTGATCATTTATggcgataaataatcatatatgaatatatatgctCCATATATggacatgtaaaatttatatatgtttatatctcGTTTATATATGTTCGTATctcatttatatatgtacatatagtatcagaaatgaatattttttccgGGAAGCTCTTGCATTAATCAATTTTGATGATATTTAAcgcataaatataataatatttttaaatatccgaatttaaaattattggtaAATGCAATTCACTTCCTCATTCTAATGCAGATCCTGAgagaatattttctattttatttgacaaaaaataaagaaaggaaCAGTCTTTCGTTGACCTGTGTAAATGCTATATGCGTTTTCAAATCAGCGTTGAAGACGAAGAGGAAAACAGCATTAAACATGACCGTAACAAAAGAACATTTAGAACGCATGTCTGCAAAGATGCTATATGCTGTACTAACCAAAAAGCAAAAAAGTGGTTTAAAGTTATATCCAGCGGAATTTGATGTTGTTCTCTCTTCGTCTAATGATACGCAataatgttcaaaaaataatacattatgttTAAGTATCCGGTAGGCACGATGATTCTCGAAAACCTAAGCTGGAGATCACACATGATTATCAACCCgaatgaaaagaattttcgGATCTTAGACTGTTCAGACCTGGGGAATTTGCCGCCGTCCCTTTTCCTAAACATACTGAAGAAAAAATGGGGTAAGAATTTTGACAAGCTTGTGCGATCAGTCTGTAACAGCACACACCTGCTTATCGTTTCATAtcaattgtatgtatattaaaagccactatatatttaaagctACATAAGTCAGTAGATATAgctttgactttttttttttgagacaTTGTGTGCTGTCCAGGTTGTCTATTTTATCTGTTCTAACattgataacaaaaaattaaggcATGTACTGTAAAcgatattataattctttatttacagCTGCGTGGCATATTATGATTTTCTGAATATATGTAAACCACGAATGGGAGAAACAATCGTCATCTCTGGTAGAGGAGTCTCGGGCCGGCTCGGTCGCTCTGTCGCAAATCGGTTattggagagagagagaaagagagagcttATTCCTATACCTACAAACGAACAAAGGAAAAGAATTTGTCGCACGATCGGtgtaaaagtttttgaaagaCAACAATATTCGTTTCCGAGTAACGTATAATCTAGACATCAAGGCCACGATTGTCGAACGTTTCAACGAAATTATGGCTATTGTGCGATCTTCGAGGGATTCAAATACTTTCATGATACTtgttttttctacataattaaaagCGCATTGGTGATTGGTGACCCGACACTTAATTTGCTGACTGTAGTATAGTCGTTTTCACTAATATTAATTGACAATTTGGCACTTCCCACATAACaccaatttctttaaaattttagtaaaagttttatatatataaatgtatttttttattacatagggaaatttttaacttaagaaaaaagtaatgagTTAAAgtcaatgttttaaaaataaccagttaaagttaaaaataaacttatttgaaattaaagttaaaagttattaactctaactttattattaaaccatTTAACTAGTTACTACCTACAAACttctgtaattatataaaatagatttattgttaaattttgatattttctcgaaaagagtaaacataaaaagaatgaaacgtatataaattaatttaaaattttaaaggaaaaTACGTACGTGCTCACTTCAACTGTATTGAGTCGATTTTCCgcatattttaacaatataattatgaatatacaATGAGACCTCAAACTTTTTGCGTTTAACACAGTTGCGggtacttttaaattgtattgctCCACCGACAAGATCTGATAAGCTTCCGCTGCCAAATTCATATAGTCTTTAAATCTTTGATAAATGCTCTGCCATTGGAATCATGTTCTCAATTTTAAGGATATCCTATTTTTCTGGCATTTACTCGATAATAAATCGTACACAATTTCGTTATAGATTTTcgcaaacaaaattcaaaCTGAGCAATAAACATTGTAGCATTGACTGGGGCAAATTGATTCctcttgcaataatttttgcatttgttTATAAGTGTTCATGTACTGATGTTTATCCATGGAATTGAATGTTAGCAATTTGATCTTTGCTTCAAGTTCTTGTACACGTTCGAGTTTTCCTGAATTTCCCTAACAGCACACGGAGATTCTGAGAACGTTTTGAGAATAtcgcaaaaatatattgcgtATATTCTCAGAACAATCGCATACGTACTGCGACTAACCAAGTACATTCTGAGAACGTTCGAATGTTCGCAGTAGCATctcccatagaatttcgctgcAAATGTCTGTAGATCGTCGCAATGAAAACGGGATGGGTTTAGTAGATCACGTACACGCGATCAAATATGGAAATactttctataattaattttatgtaacatttggtaaaagttgttaaataatacaaaggaTTATCTGATAAAAAATGCGGCGTCAACGAATTACGTCTCTTCTACGGCCGCGTTGTCGTGAATAAAAACTATAACCTCTAACTCTGAAATGACCAAAACCGGAACAGAATACGCAAAAAACCGcgtatttcaaataaataaatagagcgcaacatctcttttattatctttaatatgataatattttgatgtcttaaaaattagaaaattgaaCACAAGTATTGTCTGGGAATTAAATTGACAATATAAGTCGACTAAAAGTTGGACGATAAAAAGGCGACTTTTAATTTCCCGAAAATAGTTGACTTTAGGTCCACTTATAGTCGACACTTAAAGTCGACAAAATTCATTCGAAAAATAGTCGACTAAACGTCGACTTCGAGTCGACTGGAAAAAGTCGACTATCAGTCGGCAAACAGTCATTCGTGTTGTGTGGGTTTTTAACGTGGAGATATAGAAGGAACGTTCTCTCGTTCTAATGAATGTCTCACCCATTTATAAGATAACATAACGAAGAGAACGAAAGAATGTGAGAGAATAATTGCAAATGAATTGATCGACTAAAACAGAGTTTTGTTATTTACAGTGAGACTGCGATATCATTCGTCTACGCGTTTATCATGGTATTCAATGAAAATGATTGCACCGTACGAACCACCGAGTGGTTCGTACGGTAAATCAGaagtacatatttattacCATTGGATGGACAACACGTACCGTGTGTTCATTGAAGGAAATTAGAAGACAATGAAATGGTCAATTAATTATGCGATCTTCAATGGACTCCAGTACACTAAGTTCTCGGACAAGTTTCACTTTTAGTATGATGATTAGCAACCTTATTATGGGCTggatttttgtattaataaagaagCCATTGTCTTTAGTTGGACGATGCTCCAGGTACTTAATGTAATTCTTAACaatttccaaaaatta comes from the Monomorium pharaonis isolate MP-MQ-018 chromosome 9, ASM1337386v2, whole genome shotgun sequence genome and includes:
- the LOC118647347 gene encoding uncharacterized protein LOC118647347 — encoded protein: MENKKKGSWDKDNLKTALDKVLSKKMGLREAALKYSIPKSTLHDKITCLKSGEEIALQPKLGRFTKTFLPEYEEQLLNHVKDLSNRCLPLMKKEFLKLAYDLAVELKLPHRFNTEKRTAGKHFYYDFMARHPDLSLRTPESTSMMRAVGFNKPQVDLFFSNLEKLMNQYNFPPSNIYNCDETGVSCVQKHQKVLAPKAVRQVGKLTSAERGKNITIMFCMSANGYFIPPFFIFPRMKMNERLMINAPSQSEGVAQPKGWMNSDFFCQWLKHFEKFSHPSKESPVLLLLDGHSSHKSLDVINFCREHNIHLISSPPHTTHKLQPLDRTFMKPFKNAYHERCDMWMRANAGARITDYDIAGLVGEAFTKVARLDIAVSGFKCTGIYPFDKNIFSDIDYLPSDMTNVPLEEIRTQTAPVASKVLDAVPVRDTQMTKEIHPSTSSVPDISKNLLKLSPFPDAAKKRSEARKRKSEKSQILTSSPYKILVEEKENERKGKKAKKSLEELYKETNLPDKKKRNKAPKTNSSGTFIRA